In the genome of Mangifera indica cultivar Alphonso chromosome 9, CATAS_Mindica_2.1, whole genome shotgun sequence, the window GGCATTTGCATTCCACATGCATttagaaaacagaaaacatcCTGGTTCAATATCCCGGGACACATACTGTCATGTTCTGTTTTCGTTTTTGGCCTCTTGGTACCCATTTTTGTCAGTTTCCAAGCCAATGAATGTGTTATCAATACTATAACATTTCACCAAGCAGCACACTGCATTCATTTGTAGTGTCCAATTTCAGATTTTCATGTAATACTCAATTCCATTACGTCAGATCACACATTAAAACTAGGCAGATTCTAATCCAAGTCTAAGAATTCAGCACAATATGTGAAGAAATCGAAAGCTCTGTGAATTAGGATGCATCCTTTCTAAATCTAAGCCCCCCTAAGCTTTTACAAGTTCAATGAAATGCATGAGGTTACATACATGCGGAGAAGAATtaagatttgtttattttgcaGGGATAAAAGACAAATCAGAAGATAACCTATGTCAGATTTGCATTAACATGCCTTGTTGGAGACAAACCTGAATGTTTAAACTAAGGGTGTAGTGCGATCCGAGCAGTGTTGGCTGGCTTGAACTCGGTTAATGGATGCTTGTTTTGAATAAAACTGAAACTCTAATTTGAAATCGGGCCTTATCCTGGCAACACTCATCCCGTGGCTGGTGGAGCAGacgctctctctctctgtgtCTGTCTTTCAGTATTACACAATCATCCAACGCAAGACCAGTTCAATAATAGGCTTCTTCACTCCACAAATTACCTCCCAATCCTAGCCTTTTTGACTCTTCAAAATACCCCGCACCACTCGCTTCACTGACACTACTCCTCCATTCTTTCTCAATCGTCAGCTCCACCACCCAAAATGGCCACGGCTCCACCCTCATTTCTCCACATCCTCATAATCCTTACATTCCTTGCCATTGTTTCAGATTCAAGACTCAACTACAACTACTACAAGAAGTCATGTCCAAGATTCGACCAATTCATGCAAGACACCATCACCAACAAGCAAATCACCAGCCCCACCACCGCCGCCGTGGCCTCTTCTTCCACGACTGCATCCTCAACGGCTGCGACGGTTCGGTTCTCATTTCCTCCACCCCCTTCAACAAAGCTGAACCTGACGCTGACATCAACCTCTCCCTCCCCGACAAAGCCTTTGATGTCATTGTGCGAGCCAAAACCGCCTTTGAACTTGCATGTCCCCACACCGTCTCCTGCTCCGACATCCTCGCTGTCGCCACCCACCCGTGATCTTGTGACGATGGTGGGCGGTCCGTACTACAACGTTTTGCTGGGTCGCAAAGATGGGAAGATCTCGAACGCCGAGTATGTTGAAGGTAATCTTCCGAAACCAACCACGCCCATGTCTTAAGAAGTGGAGCTCATACTATTGGCTTCTCTGATTGCTCTGAGTTTACAAGTAACATTTATAATTACACTGGAAGTATTGAGTATGACACACATTACAATTCCAGATTCGCACAGGCTTTACAGACAGCCATTggaataaaaattgaagaatctCAAAAATGAAACTTGCATATCactttttgttaaaaagttACAATCTTTCTCTCATATTCCACTTTATCCTCctgattcttttattattattattattaggga includes:
- the LOC123225839 gene encoding LOW QUALITY PROTEIN: uncharacterized protein LOC123225839 (The sequence of the model RefSeq protein was modified relative to this genomic sequence to represent the inferred CDS: inserted 1 base in 1 codon), producing the protein MSEQETVWGHASSKAVLARTMTSKALSGRERLMSASGSALLKGVEEMRTEPSQPLRMQSWKKRXTAAVVGLVICLLVMVSCMNWSNLGHDFL